From the genome of Symphalangus syndactylus isolate Jambi chromosome 5, NHGRI_mSymSyn1-v2.1_pri, whole genome shotgun sequence, one region includes:
- the CIB1 gene encoding calcium and integrin-binding protein 1 isoform X2 encodes MGGSGSRLSKELLAEYQDLTFLTKQEILLAHRRFCELLPQEQRSVESSLRAQVPFEQILSLPELKANPFKERICRVFSTSPARDSLSFEDFLDLLSVFSDTATPDIKSHYAFRIFDFDDDGTLNREDLSRLVNCLTGEGEDTRLSASEMQQLIDNILEESDIDRDGTINLSEFQHVISRSPDFASSFKIVL; translated from the exons ATGGGGGGCTCGGGCAGTCGCCTGTCCAAGGAGCTGCTGGCCGAGTACCAG GACTTGACGTTCCTGACGAAGCAGGAGATCCTCCT AGCCCACAGGCGGTTTTGTGAGCTGCTTCCCCAGGAGCAGCGGAGCGTGGAGTCGTCACTTCGGGCACAAGTGCCCTTCGAGCAGATTCTCAGCCTTCCAGAGCTCAAG GCCAACCCCTTCAAGGAGCGAATCTGCAGGGTCTTCTCCACATCCCCAGCCAGAGACAGCCTTAGCTTTGAGGACTTCCTCGACCTCCTCAGTGTGTTCAGTGACACAGCCACGCCGGACATCAAGTCCCATTACGCCTTCCGCATCTTCG ACTTTGATGATGATGGAACCTTGAACAGAGAAGACCTGAGCCGACTGGTGAACTGCCTCACGGGAGAGGGCGAGGACACACGGCTTAGTGCGTCTGAGATGCAGCAGCTCATCGACAAC ATCCTGGAGGAGTCTGACATTGACAGGGATGGAACCATCAACCTCTCTGAGTTCCAGCACGTCATCTCCCGTTCTCCAGACTTTGCCAG CTCCTTTAAGATTGTCCTGTGA
- the CIB1 gene encoding calcium and integrin-binding protein 1 isoform X1: MGGSGSRLSKELLAEYQDLTFLTKQEILLSVYVVLAPHLVDNEQQARSGNEHTGSPITENTNSFPLSTRAHRRFCELLPQEQRSVESSLRAQVPFEQILSLPELKANPFKERICRVFSTSPARDSLSFEDFLDLLSVFSDTATPDIKSHYAFRIFDFDDDGTLNREDLSRLVNCLTGEGEDTRLSASEMQQLIDNILEESDIDRDGTINLSEFQHVISRSPDFASSFKIVL, from the exons ATGGGGGGCTCGGGCAGTCGCCTGTCCAAGGAGCTGCTGGCCGAGTACCAG GACTTGACGTTCCTGACGAAGCAGGAGATCCTCCT TTCTGTGTATGTGGTTTTAGCTCCTCACCTGGTTGATAATGAGCAGCAGGCAAGGAGTGGGAATGAACACACAGGGAGTCCGATCACTGAGAACACCAACAGTTTCCCTCTCTCTACCAGAGCCCACAGGCGGTTTTGTGAGCTGCTTCCCCAGGAGCAGCGGAGCGTGGAGTCGTCACTTCGGGCACAAGTGCCCTTCGAGCAGATTCTCAGCCTTCCAGAGCTCAAG GCCAACCCCTTCAAGGAGCGAATCTGCAGGGTCTTCTCCACATCCCCAGCCAGAGACAGCCTTAGCTTTGAGGACTTCCTCGACCTCCTCAGTGTGTTCAGTGACACAGCCACGCCGGACATCAAGTCCCATTACGCCTTCCGCATCTTCG ACTTTGATGATGATGGAACCTTGAACAGAGAAGACCTGAGCCGACTGGTGAACTGCCTCACGGGAGAGGGCGAGGACACACGGCTTAGTGCGTCTGAGATGCAGCAGCTCATCGACAAC ATCCTGGAGGAGTCTGACATTGACAGGGATGGAACCATCAACCTCTCTGAGTTCCAGCACGTCATCTCCCGTTCTCCAGACTTTGCCAG CTCCTTTAAGATTGTCCTGTGA
- the SEMA4B gene encoding semaphorin-4B isoform X1, with product MGPRSWLAAPWGALPPRLPLLLLLLLLLLQPPPPTCALSPRISLPLGSEERPFLRFEAENISNYTALLLSRDGRTLYVGAREALFALNSNLSFLPGGEYQELLWGADAEKKQQCSFKGKDPQRDCQNYIKILLPLSSSHLFTCGTAAFSPMCTYINVENFTLARDEKGNVLLEDGKGRCPFDPNFKSTALVVDGELYTGTVSSFQGNDPAISRSQSLRPTKTESSLNWLQDPAFVASAYVPESLGSLQGDDDKIYFFFSETGQEFEFFENTIVSRIARICKGDEGGERVLQQRWTSFLKAQLLCSRPDDGFPFNVLQDVFTLSPSPQDWRDTLFYGVFTSQWHRGTTEGSAVCVFTMKDVQRVFSGLYKEVNRETQQWYTVTHPVPTPRPGACITNSARERKINSSLQLPDRVLNFLKDHFLMDGQVRSRMLLLQPQARYQRVAVHRVPGLHHTYDVLFLGTGDGRLHKVVSVGPRVHIIEELQIFSSGQPVQNLLLDTHRVSRPRRNPGRELLYAASHSGVVQVPMANCSLYRSCGDCLLARDPYCAWSGSSCKHVSLYQPELAARPWIQDIEGASAKDLCSASSVASLSFVPTGEKPCEQVQFQPNTVNTLACPLLSNLATRLWLHNGAPVNASASCHMLPTGDLLLVGTQQLGEFQCWSLEEGFQQLVASYCPEVVEDGVADQTDQGGNVPVIISTSRVSAPAGGKASWSADKSYWKEFLVMCTLFVLAVLFPVLFLLYRHRNSMKVFLKQGECASVHPKTCPVVLPPETRPLNGLGPPSTPLDHRGYQALSDSPPGARIFTESEKRPLSIQDSFVEVSPVCPRPRVRLGSEIRDSVV from the exons GCTCTGAAGAGCGGCCATTCCTCAGATTCGAAGCTGAAAACATCTCCAACTACACAGCCCTTCTGCTGAGCAGAGATGGCAGGACCCTGTACGTGGGTGCTCGAGAGGCTCTCTTTGCACTCAATagcaacctcagcttcctgccAGGCGGGGAGTACCAGGAG CTGCTTTGGGGTGCAGATGCAGAGAAGAAACAGCAGTGCAGCTTCAAGGGCAAGGACCCACAG CGTGACTGTCAAAACTACATCAAGATCCTCTTGCCACTCAGCAGCAGTCACCTGTTCACCTGTGGCACAGCAGCCTTCAGCCCCATGTGTACCTACATC AATGTGGAGAACTTCACCCTGGCAAGGGACGAGAAGGGGAATGTCCTCCTGGAAGATGGCAAGGGCCGTTGTCCCTTCGACCCGAATTTCAAGTCCACGGCCCTGGTGGTTG ATGGCGAGCTCTACACTGGAACAGTCAGCAGCTTCCAAGGGAATGACCCGGCCATCTCCCGGAGCCAAAGCCTTCGCCCTACCAAGACCGAGAGCTCCCTCAACTGGCTGCAAG ACCCAGCTTTTGTGGCCTCAGCCTACGTTCCTGAGAGCCTGGGCAGCTTGCAAGGCGATGATGACAAGATCTACTTTTTCTTCAGCGAGACTGGCCAGgaatttgagttctttgagaacaCCATTGTGTCCCGCATTGCCCGCATCTGCAAG GGCGATGAGGGTGGAGAGCGGGTGCTGCAGCAGCGCTGGACCTCCTTCCTCAAGGCCCAGCTGCTGTGCTCACGGCCCGACGACGGCTTCCCCTTCAACGTGCTGCAGGACGTCTTCACACTGAGCCCCAGCCCCCAGGACTGGCGTGACACCCTTTTCTATGGGGTCTTCACTTCCCAGTG GCACAGGGGAACTACAGAAGGCTCTGCCGTCTGTGTCTTCACCATGAAGGACGTGCAGAGGGTCTTCAGTGGCCTCTACAAGGAGGTGAACCGTGAGACGCAGCAGTGGTACACCGTGACCCACCCGGTGCCCACACCCAGGCCTGGAGCG TGCATCACCAACAGTGCCCGGGAAAGGAAGATCAACTCATCCCTGCAGCTCCCAGATCGCGTGCTGAACTTCCTCAAGGACCACTTCCTGATGGACGGGCAGGTCCGAAGCCGCATGCTGCTGCTGCAGCCCCAGGCTCGCTACCAGCGCGTGGCTGTACACCGCGTCCCTGGCCTGCACCACACCTATGATGTCCTCTTCCTGGGCACTG GTGACGGCCGGCTACACAAGGTGGTGAGCGTGGGCCCCCGGGTGCACATCATTGAGGAGCTGCAGATCTTCTCATCGGGACAGCCCGTGCAGAATCTGCTCCTGGACACCCACAGGGTGAGCAGGCCAAGGAGGAATCCTGGCAGG GAGCTGCTGTATGCGGCCTCACACTCGGGCGTAGTCCAGGTGCCCATGGCCAACTGCAGCCTGTACCGGAGCTGTGGGGACTGCCTCCTCGCCCGGGACCCCTACTGTGCTTGGAGCGGCTCCAGCTGCAAGCACGTCAGCCTCTACCAGCCTGAGCTGGCCGCCAG GCCGTGGATCCAGGACATCGAGGGAGCCAGTGCCAAGGACCTTTGCAGCGCGTCTTCGGTTGCGTCCCTGTCTTTTGTACCAACAG GTGAGAAGCCATGTGAGCAAGTCCAGTTCCAGCCCAACACAGTGAACACTTTGGCCTGCCCGCTCCTCTCCAACCTGGCGACCCGACTCTGGCTGCACAACGGGGCCCCTGTCAATGCCTCGGCCTCCTGCCACATGCTACCCACTGGGGACTTGCTGCTGGTGGGCACCCAACAGCTGGGGGAGTTCCAGTGCTGGTCACTAGAGGAGGGCTTCCAGCAGCTGGTAGCCAGCTACTGCCCAGAGGTGGTGGAGGACGGGGTGGCAGACCAAACAGATCAGGGTGGCAATGTACCTGTCATTATCAGCACATCACGTGTGAGTGCACCAGCTGGTGGCAAGGCCAGCTGGAGTGCAGACAAGTCCTACTGGAAGGAGTTCCTGGTGATGTGCACACTCTTTGTGCTAGCCGTGCTGTTCCCAGTTTTATTCTTGCTCTACCGGCACCGGAACAGCATGAAAGTCTTCCTGAAGCAGGGGGAATGTGCCAGCGTGCACCCCAAGACCTGCCCTGTGGTGCTGCCCCCCGAGACCCGCCCACTCAACGGCCTAGGCCCCCCTAGCACCCCACTTGATCACCGAGGGTACCAGGCCCTGTCAGACAGCCCCCCGGGGGCCCGAATCTTCACCGAGTCAGAGAAGAGGCCACTCAGCATCCAAGACAGCTTCGTGGAGGTGTCCCCAGTGTGCCCCCGGCCCCGGGTCCGCCTTGGCTCGGAGATCCGTGACTCTGTGGTGTGA
- the SEMA4B gene encoding semaphorin-4B isoform X2, with the protein MGPRSWLAAPWGALPPRLPLLLLLLLLLLQPPPPTCALSPRISLPLGSEERPFLRFEAENISNYTALLLSRDGRTLYVGAREALFALNSNLSFLPGGEYQELLWGADAEKKQQCSFKGKDPQRDCQNYIKILLPLSSSHLFTCGTAAFSPMCTYINVENFTLARDEKGNVLLEDGKGRCPFDPNFKSTALVVDGELYTGTVSSFQGNDPAISRSQSLRPTKTESSLNWLQDPAFVASAYVPESLGSLQGDDDKIYFFFSETGQEFEFFENTIVSRIARICKGDEGGERVLQQRWTSFLKAQLLCSRPDDGFPFNVLQDVFTLSPSPQDWRDTLFYGVFTSQWHRGTTEGSAVCVFTMKDVQRVFSGLYKEVNRETQQWYTVTHPVPTPRPGACITNSARERKINSSLQLPDRVLNFLKDHFLMDGQVRSRMLLLQPQARYQRVAVHRVPGLHHTYDVLFLGTGDGRLHKVVSVGPRVHIIEELQIFSSGQPVQNLLLDTHRELLYAASHSGVVQVPMANCSLYRSCGDCLLARDPYCAWSGSSCKHVSLYQPELAARPWIQDIEGASAKDLCSASSVASLSFVPTGEKPCEQVQFQPNTVNTLACPLLSNLATRLWLHNGAPVNASASCHMLPTGDLLLVGTQQLGEFQCWSLEEGFQQLVASYCPEVVEDGVADQTDQGGNVPVIISTSRVSAPAGGKASWSADKSYWKEFLVMCTLFVLAVLFPVLFLLYRHRNSMKVFLKQGECASVHPKTCPVVLPPETRPLNGLGPPSTPLDHRGYQALSDSPPGARIFTESEKRPLSIQDSFVEVSPVCPRPRVRLGSEIRDSVV; encoded by the exons GCTCTGAAGAGCGGCCATTCCTCAGATTCGAAGCTGAAAACATCTCCAACTACACAGCCCTTCTGCTGAGCAGAGATGGCAGGACCCTGTACGTGGGTGCTCGAGAGGCTCTCTTTGCACTCAATagcaacctcagcttcctgccAGGCGGGGAGTACCAGGAG CTGCTTTGGGGTGCAGATGCAGAGAAGAAACAGCAGTGCAGCTTCAAGGGCAAGGACCCACAG CGTGACTGTCAAAACTACATCAAGATCCTCTTGCCACTCAGCAGCAGTCACCTGTTCACCTGTGGCACAGCAGCCTTCAGCCCCATGTGTACCTACATC AATGTGGAGAACTTCACCCTGGCAAGGGACGAGAAGGGGAATGTCCTCCTGGAAGATGGCAAGGGCCGTTGTCCCTTCGACCCGAATTTCAAGTCCACGGCCCTGGTGGTTG ATGGCGAGCTCTACACTGGAACAGTCAGCAGCTTCCAAGGGAATGACCCGGCCATCTCCCGGAGCCAAAGCCTTCGCCCTACCAAGACCGAGAGCTCCCTCAACTGGCTGCAAG ACCCAGCTTTTGTGGCCTCAGCCTACGTTCCTGAGAGCCTGGGCAGCTTGCAAGGCGATGATGACAAGATCTACTTTTTCTTCAGCGAGACTGGCCAGgaatttgagttctttgagaacaCCATTGTGTCCCGCATTGCCCGCATCTGCAAG GGCGATGAGGGTGGAGAGCGGGTGCTGCAGCAGCGCTGGACCTCCTTCCTCAAGGCCCAGCTGCTGTGCTCACGGCCCGACGACGGCTTCCCCTTCAACGTGCTGCAGGACGTCTTCACACTGAGCCCCAGCCCCCAGGACTGGCGTGACACCCTTTTCTATGGGGTCTTCACTTCCCAGTG GCACAGGGGAACTACAGAAGGCTCTGCCGTCTGTGTCTTCACCATGAAGGACGTGCAGAGGGTCTTCAGTGGCCTCTACAAGGAGGTGAACCGTGAGACGCAGCAGTGGTACACCGTGACCCACCCGGTGCCCACACCCAGGCCTGGAGCG TGCATCACCAACAGTGCCCGGGAAAGGAAGATCAACTCATCCCTGCAGCTCCCAGATCGCGTGCTGAACTTCCTCAAGGACCACTTCCTGATGGACGGGCAGGTCCGAAGCCGCATGCTGCTGCTGCAGCCCCAGGCTCGCTACCAGCGCGTGGCTGTACACCGCGTCCCTGGCCTGCACCACACCTATGATGTCCTCTTCCTGGGCACTG GTGACGGCCGGCTACACAAGGTGGTGAGCGTGGGCCCCCGGGTGCACATCATTGAGGAGCTGCAGATCTTCTCATCGGGACAGCCCGTGCAGAATCTGCTCCTGGACACCCACAGG GAGCTGCTGTATGCGGCCTCACACTCGGGCGTAGTCCAGGTGCCCATGGCCAACTGCAGCCTGTACCGGAGCTGTGGGGACTGCCTCCTCGCCCGGGACCCCTACTGTGCTTGGAGCGGCTCCAGCTGCAAGCACGTCAGCCTCTACCAGCCTGAGCTGGCCGCCAG GCCGTGGATCCAGGACATCGAGGGAGCCAGTGCCAAGGACCTTTGCAGCGCGTCTTCGGTTGCGTCCCTGTCTTTTGTACCAACAG GTGAGAAGCCATGTGAGCAAGTCCAGTTCCAGCCCAACACAGTGAACACTTTGGCCTGCCCGCTCCTCTCCAACCTGGCGACCCGACTCTGGCTGCACAACGGGGCCCCTGTCAATGCCTCGGCCTCCTGCCACATGCTACCCACTGGGGACTTGCTGCTGGTGGGCACCCAACAGCTGGGGGAGTTCCAGTGCTGGTCACTAGAGGAGGGCTTCCAGCAGCTGGTAGCCAGCTACTGCCCAGAGGTGGTGGAGGACGGGGTGGCAGACCAAACAGATCAGGGTGGCAATGTACCTGTCATTATCAGCACATCACGTGTGAGTGCACCAGCTGGTGGCAAGGCCAGCTGGAGTGCAGACAAGTCCTACTGGAAGGAGTTCCTGGTGATGTGCACACTCTTTGTGCTAGCCGTGCTGTTCCCAGTTTTATTCTTGCTCTACCGGCACCGGAACAGCATGAAAGTCTTCCTGAAGCAGGGGGAATGTGCCAGCGTGCACCCCAAGACCTGCCCTGTGGTGCTGCCCCCCGAGACCCGCCCACTCAACGGCCTAGGCCCCCCTAGCACCCCACTTGATCACCGAGGGTACCAGGCCCTGTCAGACAGCCCCCCGGGGGCCCGAATCTTCACCGAGTCAGAGAAGAGGCCACTCAGCATCCAAGACAGCTTCGTGGAGGTGTCCCCAGTGTGCCCCCGGCCCCGGGTCCGCCTTGGCTCGGAGATCCGTGACTCTGTGGTGTGA